In one window of Haloimpatiens sp. FM7315 DNA:
- the ftsH gene encoding ATP-dependent zinc metalloprotease FtsH has protein sequence MKKISSAVVWIVVLVLVMLAALALAESGNSAGKVFFGDFKKEWSSNNVTGIEVKQDSTVIAKLKDGKQIQFIVDKDRLYDFMKENPKSNIDEVYEAPSKTPMWVTWIPSLIITLVLIGVLFMFMQQSQGGGNRGVMNFGKSKARLATNDKKKVTFKDVAGADEEKEELEEIVEFLKSPRKYLEVGARIPKGVLLVGPPGTGKTLLAKAVAGEAGVPFFSISGSDFVEMFVGVGASRVRDLFDQAKKNAPCIVFIDEIDAVGRQRGAGLGGGHDEREQTLNQLLVEMDGFGVNEGIIMIAATNRPDILDPALLRPGRFDRQILVGQPDIKGREEILKVHSKNKPLEEEVKLDVLAKRTPGFTGADLENLMNEAALLTVRNNKKVIGMNELEEAITRVIAGPEKKSRVISDKDKKLTAYHEAGHAVVARFLPNADPVHEISIIPRGMAGGYTMHLPEEDRAYTSKSRLEDEMVGLLGGRVAEKLILGDISTGAKNDIDRTSTIARKMVMEFGMSEELGPISFGTDHDEVFLGRDIGRSRNFGEEIASKIDGEIKRLIDEAYDKAEKILTENMDKLHAVAKVLISKEKLNAFEFNGIIDGKIDVEECIALEKKEEVKTLEDKGIVKETSIESSDEKVEDSTIKDNNETEKGQDSTVKNGADN, from the coding sequence ATGAAGAAAATATCTAGTGCAGTAGTATGGATAGTAGTGCTTGTGCTTGTAATGCTGGCAGCACTAGCTTTAGCTGAATCTGGTAATAGCGCTGGAAAGGTATTCTTTGGGGACTTTAAAAAAGAATGGTCTTCAAACAATGTTACTGGAATAGAAGTCAAACAAGACAGCACTGTAATAGCAAAATTAAAAGATGGTAAACAGATACAATTTATTGTGGATAAAGATAGGCTTTATGATTTTATGAAGGAAAACCCAAAATCTAATATAGATGAAGTTTATGAAGCCCCTTCAAAAACACCTATGTGGGTAACTTGGATACCAAGTCTTATAATTACACTTGTTTTAATTGGTGTTCTATTTATGTTTATGCAGCAGTCGCAAGGCGGCGGCAATAGAGGCGTTATGAATTTTGGAAAAAGCAAAGCAAGACTTGCAACCAACGATAAGAAAAAGGTTACTTTTAAAGATGTAGCAGGAGCTGATGAAGAAAAGGAAGAGTTAGAGGAGATTGTAGAATTCTTAAAATCTCCTAGAAAATATTTGGAAGTTGGAGCTAGGATACCTAAAGGTGTTTTACTTGTAGGACCTCCAGGAACAGGAAAAACTTTGCTTGCAAAGGCTGTAGCTGGAGAAGCGGGAGTCCCATTTTTTAGTATTTCAGGTTCTGACTTTGTTGAGATGTTTGTTGGAGTCGGTGCTTCAAGAGTTAGAGATCTATTTGATCAAGCTAAGAAAAATGCTCCATGTATAGTATTTATAGATGAAATAGATGCTGTAGGTAGACAAAGAGGAGCTGGTCTTGGTGGAGGACACGATGAAAGAGAGCAGACTTTAAATCAATTGTTAGTTGAAATGGATGGATTTGGAGTAAATGAAGGCATAATAATGATAGCTGCAACTAATAGACCTGATATATTAGATCCAGCACTTTTAAGACCAGGAAGATTTGACAGACAGATATTAGTAGGTCAGCCAGATATAAAGGGAAGAGAAGAGATTTTAAAAGTTCACAGTAAAAATAAACCTTTAGAAGAAGAGGTAAAATTAGATGTCTTAGCAAAAAGAACACCTGGATTTACTGGAGCTGATCTTGAAAATTTAATGAACGAAGCTGCCTTACTTACTGTAAGAAATAATAAAAAAGTAATAGGTATGAATGAATTAGAAGAAGCTATAACTAGAGTAATTGCAGGACCTGAAAAGAAAAGCAGAGTAATAAGTGATAAAGATAAAAAACTTACTGCTTATCATGAAGCTGGTCACGCAGTAGTAGCAAGATTTTTACCTAATGCAGATCCAGTTCATGAAATAAGTATTATTCCAAGAGGTATGGCAGGTGGATATACTATGCACCTTCCAGAAGAAGACAGAGCTTATACTTCAAAATCTAGATTAGAGGATGAAATGGTTGGACTTCTTGGAGGCAGGGTTGCAGAGAAGCTAATACTAGGAGATATAAGCACTGGAGCTAAAAATGATATAGATAGAACTTCTACTATTGCAAGAAAAATGGTCATGGAATTCGGTATGAGTGAAGAGTTAGGACCAATATCTTTTGGTACTGACCATGATGAAGTTTTCCTTGGAAGAGATATAGGAAGAAGTAGAAATTTTGGTGAGGAAATAGCATCTAAGATAGATGGTGAAATAAAGAGATTAATAGATGAGGCTTATGATAAAGCAGAGAAGATATTAACCGAAAATATGGATAAATTACATGCTGTAGCCAAAGTTTTAATATCTAAAGAGAAGTTAAATGCCTTTGAATTTAATGGAATAATAGATGGAAAAATTGATGTAGAGGAATGTATAGCATTAGAAAAGAAAGAAGAAGTTAAAACTTTAGAAGATAAAGGAATTGTTAAAGAAACTTCTATAGAAAGTTCTGATGAAAAAGTAGAAGACTCTACTATAAAAGACAATAATGAAACTGAAAAAGGTCAAGATTCTACTGTAAAAAACGGTGCTGACAATTAA
- a CDS encoding type III pantothenate kinase, producing the protein MILVLDIGNTNIVIGVYLGNDLIAEWRLSTDSKRTADEYGIQVKELFDLNNLKIADVKGVIISSVVPNIMYSLEHMVRKYFKTEAIVVGPGVKTGINIKYDNPKEVGADRIVNAVGAHELYKKPLILIDFGTATTFCIVAENGDYLGGVICPGMKIASDALFEKAAKLPRVELVKPSSIICKNTVTSMQAGIVYGYIGQVDYIVNKIKLEMATLGEKEPLVVATGGLSKLIYGESKTIDIINPILTLQGLKIIYEKNIK; encoded by the coding sequence ATGATTTTAGTTCTTGATATAGGAAATACAAATATAGTAATAGGGGTATATCTTGGCAATGATCTTATTGCAGAATGGAGACTATCTACGGATTCAAAGAGAACAGCAGATGAATATGGAATACAAGTAAAAGAACTATTTGATCTAAACAATTTGAAAATAGCAGATGTAAAGGGAGTTATAATATCTTCAGTAGTTCCTAATATAATGTATTCTCTAGAGCATATGGTTAGAAAGTATTTTAAAACGGAAGCAATAGTAGTAGGGCCTGGAGTAAAAACTGGGATTAATATAAAGTATGATAATCCAAAAGAAGTTGGTGCAGATAGAATAGTAAATGCTGTAGGAGCTCATGAACTTTATAAAAAACCATTGATTTTAATAGACTTTGGAACTGCAACTACTTTTTGTATTGTAGCTGAAAATGGGGATTATTTAGGTGGAGTTATATGTCCTGGCATGAAGATTGCATCTGATGCCTTGTTTGAAAAAGCAGCCAAGCTTCCAAGGGTTGAGCTTGTAAAACCTAGCAGTATAATCTGTAAAAATACAGTAACAAGTATGCAGGCGGGCATAGTATATGGGTATATAGGACAAGTGGATTATATAGTTAATAAGATTAAATTGGAAATGGCAACACTAGGAGAAAAAGAGCCTTTAGTAGTAGCAACTGGAGGACTTTCAAAACTTATATATGGAGAATCTAAAACTATAGATATTATTAATCCAATATTAACATTACAAGGACTTAAGATAATATACGAAAAGAATATAAAGTAG
- the greA gene encoding transcription elongation factor GreA: MSNKQYIMTYEGVKKLEDELEYLKTVKRKEITEKIKVALSFGDLSENSEYDEAKNEQAFVEGRIVQLENMLKNATVVDENEIDKEVVSVGAIVKVKDYEFDEEVDFAIVGSAEADPMENKISNESPVGSGLIGKRVGDVVEIPVPDGMSKYEILEIRRA; the protein is encoded by the coding sequence ATGAGCAATAAACAATATATAATGACTTACGAAGGGGTTAAAAAGTTAGAAGATGAACTTGAATATTTAAAAACTGTTAAAAGAAAAGAAATAACAGAAAAAATAAAAGTTGCCCTTTCTTTTGGAGATTTAAGTGAAAACTCAGAATACGATGAAGCTAAAAATGAACAGGCCTTCGTAGAAGGAAGAATAGTTCAACTTGAAAATATGCTAAAAAATGCTACTGTTGTAGATGAAAATGAAATAGATAAAGAAGTAGTTAGTGTAGGTGCTATAGTTAAAGTTAAAGACTATGAATTTGATGAAGAAGTGGATTTTGCAATTGTTGGATCTGCAGAAGCTGATCCTATGGAAAATAAAATATCCAATGAATCACCAGTTGGTAGCGGACTTATTGGTAAACGTGTAGGAGATGTAGTTGAAATACCTGTTCCAGACGGAATGAGTAAATATGAAATTTTAGAAATTAGAAGAGCATAA
- the lysS gene encoding lysine--tRNA ligase encodes MMSEEKNVGLQETDLNEVMKQRLEKLQSLQEEGKDPFDVYKVNTTHHSKDIQDNFEELEGKEVTIAGRVMSKRGQGKVVFSDVHDKLGKIQLFIKLDNVGEEKLKEYKSLNIGDLVAATGLVFKTKTGEVSVKVMSFELICKSLRPLPEKFHGLKDPDLRYRHREVDVIMNPEVKETFLKRTAIMRAIREFLDNKGFMEAETPILSPIAGGAAARPFITHHNALDIDMYLRIATELYLKRLIVAGFEKVYDMGKNFRNEGIDIRHNPEFTMIELYEAFADYNDMMEITENLIAYVCEKVLGTTKVMYQGTEIDFAPPWRRITMVDAVKEHSGVDFNEIKSDEEAQAIAKDKNLPFKKDLKFVTKGEVLNALYEEYAEEKMIQPTFVYDYPVEISPLTKKKRGNEEFTERFEGFVFGREVCNAYSELNDPVVQRNRFMQQANERELGDDEAYVIDEDFMHALEIGMPPTGGLGIGIDRIVMFLTNAYSIRDVILFPTMKPNLNK; translated from the coding sequence TTGATGTCAGAAGAAAAAAATGTTGGTCTACAAGAAACTGATTTAAATGAAGTTATGAAGCAAAGACTAGAAAAATTACAATCACTTCAAGAGGAAGGAAAAGATCCTTTTGATGTGTACAAAGTTAACACTACTCATCATTCAAAAGATATACAAGATAATTTTGAAGAATTAGAAGGAAAAGAAGTTACAATTGCAGGAAGAGTTATGTCAAAAAGAGGTCAGGGAAAAGTTGTATTTTCAGATGTTCATGACAAACTTGGAAAGATACAATTATTCATAAAACTAGACAATGTTGGCGAAGAAAAATTAAAAGAGTACAAAAGCTTAAACATTGGAGATTTAGTTGCAGCTACTGGATTAGTATTTAAGACTAAAACAGGTGAAGTATCTGTTAAAGTAATGAGCTTTGAGCTTATATGTAAGTCTTTAAGACCACTTCCAGAGAAGTTCCATGGATTAAAAGATCCAGATCTTAGATACAGACATAGAGAAGTAGATGTAATAATGAATCCTGAAGTTAAGGAAACATTCTTAAAAAGAACTGCTATTATGAGAGCTATAAGAGAATTCCTAGACAATAAAGGATTTATGGAAGCTGAAACTCCAATTCTTTCTCCAATAGCAGGTGGAGCTGCAGCAAGACCATTTATAACTCATCATAATGCATTAGACATAGACATGTACTTAAGAATAGCAACAGAATTATATCTAAAGAGATTAATAGTTGCAGGATTTGAAAAAGTATACGATATGGGCAAAAACTTCAGAAATGAAGGAATAGATATAAGACACAATCCAGAATTTACTATGATAGAGCTATATGAAGCTTTTGCTGACTATAACGATATGATGGAAATTACTGAGAACTTAATAGCTTATGTATGCGAAAAAGTATTAGGTACTACAAAGGTTATGTACCAAGGAACTGAAATAGATTTTGCACCACCTTGGAGAAGAATAACAATGGTAGACGCTGTAAAAGAGCATTCAGGAGTTGACTTTAACGAAATAAAAAGCGATGAAGAAGCTCAGGCTATAGCAAAAGACAAAAATCTTCCATTTAAGAAGGATTTAAAATTCGTTACTAAAGGTGAAGTTTTAAATGCATTATATGAAGAATATGCAGAAGAAAAAATGATACAACCTACTTTCGTATATGATTATCCAGTAGAAATATCACCTCTTACTAAGAAGAAGAGAGGAAACGAAGAATTTACTGAAAGATTTGAAGGATTCGTATTTGGAAGAGAAGTTTGTAATGCATATTCAGAATTAAACGATCCTGTAGTTCAAAGGAATAGATTTATGCAACAAGCTAATGAAAGAGAACTTGGAGATGACGAAGCTTATGTAATAGATGAAGACTTCATGCATGCACTTGAAATTGGTATGCCTCCAACAGGTGGTCTTGGAATAGGAATAGACAGAATAGTTATGTTCTTAACAAATGCATACTCTATAAGAGACGTTATACTATTCCCAACAATGAAGCCAAATTTAAATAAATAA